A stretch of Nonomuraea africana DNA encodes these proteins:
- a CDS encoding SDR family NAD(P)-dependent oxidoreductase — translation MSISPRRTAVVIGAGPGLGMSIAHRVGREGYTVALVSRSDARHAGYVKSLAEEGIEAEAFAADVRDRDLIESTLDTVAERHGGIDLVYYGPGAVEPDAHPTPIDRIDSDDVRTAMSWVYPAVDVVAKVLPGMIERGDGTLLFAGGLSAITPMPPLGNLALSSAALRNYALTLHAGLAGQGVFAGILTIGGLIERGDIHQLVTSQPERFGDTGSTTLDPDEIADGAWRLCADRDRPEAVFSAFG, via the coding sequence ATGTCCATTTCCCCGCGCAGGACCGCCGTCGTCATCGGAGCAGGGCCGGGCCTCGGCATGTCCATCGCGCATCGCGTCGGCCGTGAGGGCTACACCGTGGCCCTGGTCTCCCGCAGCGACGCCCGGCACGCCGGATACGTCAAGTCGCTGGCCGAGGAGGGGATCGAGGCCGAGGCATTCGCCGCCGACGTGCGCGACCGCGACCTGATCGAGTCCACCCTCGACACCGTCGCCGAGCGGCACGGCGGCATCGACCTCGTCTACTACGGGCCGGGCGCGGTCGAACCCGACGCGCACCCGACGCCGATCGACCGGATCGACTCCGACGACGTGCGGACGGCCATGAGCTGGGTGTACCCAGCCGTCGACGTGGTCGCCAAGGTGCTGCCCGGCATGATCGAACGCGGCGACGGCACGCTGCTGTTCGCCGGCGGGCTCAGCGCGATCACGCCGATGCCGCCCCTCGGCAATCTGGCGCTGTCGTCGGCGGCGCTGCGCAACTACGCCCTGACCCTGCACGCGGGCCTGGCCGGCCAGGGCGTCTTCGCGGGCATCCTCACCATCGGCGGGCTCATCGAACGCGGTGACATCCACCAGCTGGTGACGTCGCAACCCGAGCGGTTCGGCGACACGGGGAGCACCACGCTCGACCCCGACGAGATCGCCGACGGGGCCTGGCGGCTGTGCGCGGACAGGGACCGTCCCGAGGCGGTGTTCAGCGCCTTCGGGTGA